A part of Diachasmimorpha longicaudata isolate KC_UGA_2023 chromosome 11, iyDiaLong2, whole genome shotgun sequence genomic DNA contains:
- the LOC135167496 gene encoding protein POLR1D-like yields the protein MDEETLNRLAAEALIEEAKVGARRAEIMGPSGWVKPKETINKRFLRSTLRNAILSNRHQQRSKEKRCETSSHKDSSAKNDERSRSKRKE from the exons ATGGATGAGGAGACATTGAACAG gctAGCTGCTGAGGCCCTGATCGAAGAGGCCAAGGTTGGGGCTCGGAGGGCCGAGATAATGGGCCCCAGTGGCTGGGTGAAACCCAAGGAGACAATCAACAAACGCTTCCTACGATCTACACTCCGAAATGCAATTCTGTCTAACAGGCATCAACAAAGATCGAAGGAGAAACGATGTGAGACGTCCTCTCACAAAGATAGCAGTGCTAAAAATGATGAGAGGTCCAGGAGCAAGAGGAAAGAATAA